TGCCAGTAATAGCCACCACAACTCTTGCTAATTCCTCCAATCTACCAAGACTATCCTTAGGCTTTGTTAAATTATCCAATCTACTTTGTGTCTCTTTAAAAGAATTTTTATCAATAGGTTTAATATTTTCCAATAATTTTTCTATTTTTTGCATTTTTCCTTCACTCCCATATTAAAAATTTAATATGTGAATTTCGTTAATTTAACGAAAATAATTTTTGTAACTATTCACCGCCAGGATACAGAAGACACCAATAATTAACATCAAAAATGAAGTAATATACATCAATTTAATACTCTGGCGGATATGTTCAGGTTCAATTATCTGATTTGGGTTACCTAAAAATGGTTTTAAAGACATTTGCCCTTGATAATAATTTAATCCGCCAAGTTGAATATTCAAAGCTCCAGCAAATCCTGCCTCTGGAATGCCGCTATTTGGGCTTGGGTTTTTATGCCCATCTCTAAGAATAGTTTTCCATGATAAAATTCCATTTTTACCGCATAGCCAGCTGGCAACAGGGATAAGGAAGGCAGAAATTCTTGCCGGGATAAAATTTGCCACATCATCAGCCCTTGCCGAAAAGCAACCTATCTCTTTATAAATTGTGGTTTTATATCCTAACATAGAATCAAGGGTGCTTACTGCCTTAAATGCCATTGACAGAGCAGGTCCTCCTAAAAAGGCATAAAATAAGGGTGAAATTATTCCATCTACGGTATTCTCTGCCACGGTTTCCACAGTTGCTCTTGAAATCTCTGTTTTATTTAAATTATGTGTATCTCTTCCAACAATTTTAGAGAGTTGAATTCTGGCTAAGTTAATATCTTCAATTTTTAACGCCTGATAAACAGAGTTTGCCTCTTTATGTAGGCTTCTAATTGAAAGTGTTGTCCATATAATCACTCCAGAGAGTATAAATTTCAGGTAATTATTAATCTCTCCGCTAAACCAGATGATACCAAAAGTAAAAACATAAATGCTGATAATAACTATACTGGCAAGTAAGACTCCACCTATTTTAAGATTACGAAAGGTTTTACGGACTATCTTTTCTAAAAAATTTATAAGTTTTCCCATCCCTTTAACCGGATGGGGAAATTTAACCGGGTCACCAAAAATCAAATCCAGACCAAAACCTAATATAACCTCGTAACTCACTGGTTATATTATAATTTTAAATTCTGAATCTGTCAAGAAAAATCTTATCCTTCAGGATTGATATTGTTATTGACAAATCACTAAATATCTGGTAACATATTTGGTAGTAACAAATTTGTTACCAAAAGGAGTATTTTAATCTAATTTAGTAACCGTTCAGATAGTAATTCACCGCAGAGACGCAGAGGAACAGAGAAGAAATTGAAATAAATCAGACAACAGAAAAGATTATTGAGGCAATCATTGTCCTACATAGGACCTCAAAACCAAATTTGTTAATCAATTATGATATGTCGGTTTTCAAAAGCTTGCTCTGATGAAAATCCGTGATGGAATGAAGCATGTGGTAAATAGTTTTTAATTTTTTCTCTGCGTCTCTGTGTCTCTGCGGTGAACGGTTACCTAATTTAGCCAGATTTTACTGACCCTGTATTTGAAAAAGTGGTTATGTCGAGGTTTGGAGTAAAAAGATGAAGAAAAATATGGGACTGATAATTGTTTTTATCATAATTTGCCTGATTTCAGGTTGTGCACCACCTAAAGGAAAAGACCTGACTACCCTTCCAGAGCCAAAGTATATCTTGAAGGAATTCAATGTTGATTGGGTTTATTCTTTAGCCATTGCCGGTTCATCTACAATTTATGCCGCTACGGAACAAGGAATTTACAAATCTGAGGATAAGGCTAATACCTGGAAACCGACAAATCACAGACTTTATAATCTTAATGTCTTAACCGTCGTTGTTGACCCTAAAAACCCAGAAGTCATATTTGTTGGTGGTGATGGTGGGATATTTAAAAGCACAAATGGAGCAGATGAGTGGGTAGAAAAAAATATTGGCTTAATCAATCCTCTGGTTCAAACATTAGCCATTGACCCGGAAAATCCCAATCGACTTTATGCCGGATGCACAGGCAAAGGTGGATTATTTATCAGTAATGATAGTGGAGATAACTGGGAAATGGCAAAAGATAATCTTCAAATTACTACTATTGCTATCCCTAACACCCATACCAATAAAATTTACCTCGGCACCTGGGGAAATGGTGTCTATAAAAGTGAGGATAGGGGTTTGAGTTTTCAACCGATAAATACAGGATTGACTAATCTTAATATTCGGGCAATTGCGATTGACTCAACAGATACCCAAACCCTTTATGCCGGGACACAAGATGGTGTTTTTTTCAGTAACAATGGTGGCGAAACATGGAACCCCCGAAATAAAGGCATTCTTAATACTTACATCTGGACATTACTTGTTCACCCCAAACAACCAGATATAGTTTATGCCGGCACCTGGATTGGTGGGGTCTATAAAAGTGAAAATAAGGGAAAAAAATGGCAAAGAATGAATGTTGGTTTGGTCAATACCTGCGTTCATAAATTAATTGCTGACTCCAAAGAACCAGATATTATTTATGCCGCTACCGAAGGAGGGATATTTCAAAGCATAGATGGGAGGATATTCTGGGATGCAAAGAATAAAGGTTTGGTCTATATGGTTAAAGAAAGAATTCCACCTCCTGTTCCTGTAGAAAAAAAGAAAAAACCTAAACCAAAACCTAAAGCTCCAGCACATGGCGGTGGACATTAACCTTTATTTTACCAAAAAAGGAGTGAGGTAAAAATGAGTAAAGATATTAGAACCATAGTTAATCTCGATAAGGATGGCAAATTGACCATCAATGAGGATGCCCGACTTGTTTGTGGGTTAAAGGGAAAGATATATCTTCAGGCAGAGCAAGGTAAAATCATCCTTACCCCTTTTGAGCCTGAAAATACAAGGTATTGCCTTCGACTTACAATTGATTCAGACAATCTGACTCCAGTCATCCAAAAACTATCTGAGGAAAAAGTCAAGATAATTCGGTCTGAATCAATATTGATAAACCAGACAACCTTGTATTTGGCTAATGTTGAAACAATGAAATCCATAGAGGAAATCTGTCAAGAACTAAAGAAACTGAATTTAGTCAAATCAGTTGAGATTTTTCCCAAATGGCAATTTATCACGGGACTTGTGAACAAGGAACTTGGACTCTGGCAACGCTCTCACTTTGGCACTTATCAGAGTAAAAGAAAAACACTTGAGACAAATATCGAGTATCGCTTATCTTTAGATGGCACAGGTGAGGCACAAATTCAGACTAATATTGGTTTTTTAGACCATCTGTTATCCTCAATGACCAGACATGGGTTGTTTGACCTCGAATTAAAGGTAATAGCCAGTGATAAACAAAAACTTGTGGATATTCATCACACGATTGAAGATGTGGCGATTGTTCTTGGCACAGCATTTAAAAAGGCACTGGGTGAAAAAGAAAAGATTGTCCGCATTGGTCAGGCAAAGGTGCCTTTTGATGATGCGGTGGTTGATGTTGTCGTAGATTTAAGTGGACGGGCATTTCTAACCGACCATTCTACAGTTGAACTTTATACTGCGGAAATTCAATCTCTTCATAAAGCAATATACGACCATCCTCCAAAAGTAAAAGGCTTTTTTGAGTCATTTAAAGAAAGTGTTGGAGAAATAAAACCAACCGAGATTAAACATTTTATAGAAACCTTTGTTAATAACTTTGGGATAAATATGAGTATTGGGTTATTAGTCGATGGAGATGGACACCATAAATTAGAGGCACTATTTAAGGCAATGGGATTAGCTATCTCACAAGCAAAAAAGATGGCAGATGAACTAACTCAAATGATGATGAGCACAAAAGGAATGCTGGAGTAAGAGTAAAAGATGGAATATTTTGAAATTGTTGATAAAAATGGAAATATTATTGGTAAAGCATCACGCCAGGAATGTCATAGTAATCCAGAGTTACTTCATCGGGTATCGCATATCCTTGTATTTAATTCAAAAAAGGAACTTTACCTTCAAAAACGCTCAATTCATAAAGATATTCAGCCAGGCAAATGGGATACCTCAGTTGGCGGACATCTAAATCCTGGCGAGATTCACGAACATGCCGCTTATCGGGAATTAGCTGAAGAACTTGGGATTACAGGTGTAACTCTTATTTATCTCTATGATTACATCTGGCGTAGTGAGCGTGAAACTGAATTGGTGCGAACTTTTAAAGTTGTCTATGATGGTAAGATTGTATTTCAAAGAGAAGAAATTGAGGAAGGCAGATTTTTTAGCCTTGAAGAGATTCAATCTGCCATACAGAGTAATACCTTTACACCAAATTTTATTGAAGAATTTAATCGGTTCCAGAAGTGGGAAAAGTCAAATAATAGTAATTGTTCAGCCACTGATTAACACGGATGAGCACAGATATAGGGTTCTGCAAAATAGGATTTGGGGGGAGACAACAAATAAATATCAAATATCAAATATTAAATATCAAAATGCAAAATTACAAATCAAATTTCAAATTGGTAATATCTTTGCTTCAAGTATTTTAACGCTGAAAGGAAAGAGATAATTTTACTGAACTGTGGCAGAGATAGTTTATAGTTTATAGTTGATAGTTGAAGGACTATAAACTATAAACTATAAACGAGTTTTGCATTTTGCTCTTTGGAGGAAATTGATAAAAATAGAGGTCTTAAATACCCGTTTAAAAACTACAGTTTCCTGGTTTTGCAGAACTCTAAATTATTGTAATGCAATGAATAACAAAGGATTTACCTTAATAGAATCAATTATCGTTGTTATTATCATCAGTTTAATTTGTGCCTTAGTTTTGCCAAATAGCAGTAAGATATTGTCAAATATAAAGATTCGCTCAACTATCCGCCAGATAGGGGCAGTGCATAACTACGCCCGGCAACAAGCAGTCATCCGCGGCACAGACTACAAGGTAAATTATAATCTTGCGGAAAAATCATGCTGGATAACGAAAAGAGAAGATGATACCTTTACACGGCTATCAGGTCGTGAAGGGAAAACCCTTTTCATCCCGCAAGAAATACCTTTTGAAACAGAAATAGACTCTGTAACTTTCTTCCCTAAAGGGATATCAACTGGTAGTGTGATAACCATTGGAGATTTTCAGATAGTAGTAGATGAAGTTACAGCAACAGTAGAAGTAGTGAGGGGGGAGAAAGAAAACACCTCCAGATAAATTTCTCTTGACTTTTATCCCTCTTTAATCTATAATATTTTAAAATGTTAGACAGATTTTCTTTAAGGACATTTTATACTCTGGCTAATGAAAAAAACTTCTCGAATACCGCCAAACTTTTA
This bacterium DNA region includes the following protein-coding sequences:
- a CDS encoding NUDIX domain-containing protein; the encoded protein is MEYFEIVDKNGNIIGKASRQECHSNPELLHRVSHILVFNSKKELYLQKRSIHKDIQPGKWDTSVGGHLNPGEIHEHAAYRELAEELGITGVTLIYLYDYIWRSERETELVRTFKVVYDGKIVFQREEIEEGRFFSLEEIQSAIQSNTFTPNFIEEFNRFQKWEKSNNSNCSATD
- the cbiB gene encoding adenosylcobinamide-phosphate synthase CbiB, whose translation is MSYEVILGFGLDLIFGDPVKFPHPVKGMGKLINFLEKIVRKTFRNLKIGGVLLASIVIISIYVFTFGIIWFSGEINNYLKFILSGVIIWTTLSIRSLHKEANSVYQALKIEDINLARIQLSKIVGRDTHNLNKTEISRATVETVAENTVDGIISPLFYAFLGGPALSMAFKAVSTLDSMLGYKTTIYKEIGCFSARADDVANFIPARISAFLIPVASWLCGKNGILSWKTILRDGHKNPSPNSGIPEAGFAGALNIQLGGLNYYQGQMSLKPFLGNPNQIIEPEHIRQSIKLMYITSFLMLIIGVFCILAVNSYKNYFR
- a CDS encoding prepilin-type N-terminal cleavage/methylation domain-containing protein, which produces MIKIEVLNTRLKTTVSWFCRTLNYCNAMNNKGFTLIESIIVVIIISLICALVLPNSSKILSNIKIRSTIRQIGAVHNYARQQAVIRGTDYKVNYNLAEKSCWITKREDDTFTRLSGREGKTLFIPQEIPFETEIDSVTFFPKGISTGSVITIGDFQIVVDEVTATVEVVRGEKENTSR